A genome region from Methylobacterium sp. FF17 includes the following:
- a CDS encoding DUF1499 domain-containing protein, whose amino-acid sequence MRRLPYEDPVTRAGPVSRTLAVLALLVTLFALLLVRDPRAEAGPALATLGAGLVLAAVAVCVALMAFVRVWREGARGLGAALVGLFLGSLILAYPAFAALRGLALPAIADVTTDIESPPAFSRSRAAFAAREGRYPPDPGPAARTAQRAAYPQIAPLTLDLDADEAFELARKAAVNRRWQIVEAIRPGGRIGNGRIEAVSRGPILNLADDVTVRVHPRADGARIDVRSASRLGTRDLGSNADRIRAYLDEVANLAIAIK is encoded by the coding sequence ATGCGTCGTCTGCCCTACGAGGATCCCGTCACCCGTGCCGGCCCGGTCTCGCGGACCCTGGCGGTCCTGGCCCTGCTCGTCACCCTGTTCGCCCTGCTGCTGGTGCGCGATCCGCGCGCCGAGGCGGGGCCGGCCCTGGCGACCCTGGGCGCCGGCCTCGTGCTCGCCGCCGTGGCGGTGTGCGTCGCCCTGATGGCCTTCGTGCGGGTCTGGCGGGAGGGCGCGCGCGGCCTCGGCGCGGCGCTCGTCGGGCTGTTCCTGGGAAGCCTCATCCTCGCCTACCCGGCCTTCGCGGCCCTGCGCGGCCTCGCGCTCCCGGCCATCGCCGACGTGACCACCGATATCGAGTCCCCGCCGGCCTTCTCGCGCTCGCGCGCCGCCTTCGCGGCCCGTGAGGGCCGCTACCCGCCGGATCCCGGCCCGGCCGCGCGGACGGCCCAGCGGGCGGCCTATCCGCAGATCGCCCCGCTCACCCTCGACCTCGACGCGGACGAGGCGTTCGAGCTCGCGCGCAAGGCGGCCGTCAACCGGCGCTGGCAGATCGTGGAGGCCATCCGTCCCGGCGGGCGCATCGGCAACGGGCGCATCGAAGCGGTGTCGCGGGGGCCGATCCTGAACCTCGCCGACGATGTCACGGTCCGCGTCCATCCCCGGGCGGACGGCGCCCGCATCGACGTCCGCTCCGCCTCCCGCCTCGGCACCCGCGACCTCGGCAGCAACGCAGACCGCATCCGGGCCTATCTCGACGAGGTCGCCAACCTCGCCATCGCGATCAAGTGA
- a CDS encoding MBL fold metallo-hydrolase, which produces MSERQTDPVFDAALPASGETVALSSRIRRRIAPNGGPFTASGTCSYIVGREEVAVIDPGPENADHIAALVAACAGARILAILVTHTHRDHSPGARLLQARTGAPILGCGPHRAARALAEGEFPHLDASADRVHRPDRELHEGETIAGPDWTLEAVETPGHTMNHLAFALREEAALFSGDHVMAWSTSIVAPPDGSMRAYLDSLDKLRTRSETVYWPGHGGPVRDPRRFVRGIATHRRLREASIRARIEAGDRNIRAIVDAIYQGLNPALRGAAALSVFAHLEDLVERGVVRSDGPPQLESTYTPA; this is translated from the coding sequence ATGAGCGAGAGACAGACCGATCCCGTCTTCGACGCGGCGCTTCCCGCCAGCGGCGAGACCGTGGCCCTCTCGTCCCGGATCCGGCGGCGGATCGCGCCCAACGGCGGCCCGTTCACGGCGAGCGGCACCTGCAGCTACATCGTCGGACGCGAAGAGGTCGCGGTCATCGATCCGGGGCCGGAGAATGCGGATCACATCGCGGCCCTCGTGGCGGCCTGCGCGGGCGCGCGCATCCTGGCGATCCTCGTCACGCACACCCATCGCGATCATTCGCCGGGGGCCCGCCTGCTGCAGGCCCGGACCGGCGCGCCGATCCTCGGCTGCGGGCCGCACCGGGCGGCGCGGGCGCTCGCGGAGGGCGAGTTTCCCCACCTCGACGCCAGCGCCGACCGGGTGCACCGACCGGACCGGGAGCTGCACGAGGGCGAAACGATCGCGGGGCCGGACTGGACCCTCGAGGCCGTGGAGACACCCGGCCACACCATGAACCACCTCGCCTTCGCCCTGCGCGAGGAGGCGGCCCTGTTCTCGGGCGACCACGTCATGGCCTGGTCCACGAGCATCGTCGCACCGCCCGACGGATCGATGCGCGCCTACCTGGATTCCCTCGACAAGCTGCGGACCCGGTCGGAGACGGTCTATTGGCCGGGCCATGGCGGCCCGGTGCGCGACCCGCGCCGCTTCGTGCGCGGGATCGCCACCCACCGCCGCCTGCGCGAGGCCTCGATCCGCGCCCGGATCGAGGCGGGGGACCGGAACATCCGCGCCATCGTGGACGCCATCTACCAGGGCCTGAACCCGGCCCTGCGGGGAGCGGCCGCGCTCTCGGTCTTCGCGCACCTGGAGGATCTGGTGGAGCGCGGCGTGGTGCGCAGCGACGGCCCGCCCCAGCTCGAGAGCACCTACACGCCGGCCTGA
- a CDS encoding DUF2865 domain-containing protein: MDWQRLAPANTRRQMAVTALAGVLLGLGGVTAGTSLVQASERGGLFDFFETIFRGPAPEPVAMPMRHRPAHYASLPDARRVTATRMVRQSPRPAPAVALVRPARRAKAKREATPIAAIRPAAPARSLALSPGARTVCVRTCDGYLFPLGRLAARADLSVHEAACAAACPNAPTRLFTLGARQIDLDRAVGLDGQPYRSLAVANLYRARRIEQCACQPDGTAAPPLPIAQDLTARAGDVVATATGAGIVTPGRDGITLVDFREARGLSRRARREIDAKVDVIRREAEIRAFRTAMRSAERANRIRVAGGTGFPSTAPPIEVEPAFAPVRAGATRVVMASPFVY; the protein is encoded by the coding sequence ATGGATTGGCAGCGTCTCGCGCCCGCGAACACGCGCAGGCAGATGGCGGTGACGGCCTTGGCGGGTGTGTTGCTGGGGCTCGGCGGCGTCACGGCGGGGACGAGCCTGGTCCAGGCCTCCGAGCGCGGAGGGCTGTTCGACTTCTTCGAAACGATCTTCCGAGGCCCGGCGCCGGAGCCCGTCGCGATGCCGATGCGGCACCGTCCGGCGCATTATGCCTCGCTTCCCGATGCGCGCCGGGTCACGGCGACGCGAATGGTCCGCCAGAGCCCCCGTCCGGCGCCTGCCGTCGCCCTGGTCCGGCCCGCCCGGCGTGCCAAGGCAAAGCGGGAAGCGACGCCGATCGCCGCGATCCGCCCCGCCGCTCCGGCCCGCTCCCTCGCCCTCTCCCCCGGCGCCCGCACCGTCTGCGTCCGCACGTGCGACGGCTACCTCTTCCCCCTCGGGCGCCTCGCGGCGCGCGCGGACCTGTCCGTGCACGAGGCCGCCTGCGCGGCCGCCTGCCCGAACGCACCGACGCGCCTCTTCACCCTCGGGGCCCGGCAGATCGACCTCGACCGGGCCGTGGGCCTCGACGGCCAGCCCTATCGCAGCCTCGCGGTGGCGAACCTCTACCGGGCCCGGCGCATCGAGCAGTGCGCGTGCCAGCCGGACGGCACCGCCGCGCCCCCGCTGCCGATCGCCCAGGACCTCACGGCCCGGGCCGGCGACGTGGTCGCCACCGCGACGGGTGCCGGAATCGTCACGCCGGGACGGGACGGCATCACGCTGGTGGATTTCCGCGAGGCGCGCGGGCTGTCGCGCCGGGCCCGGCGCGAGATCGACGCCAAGGTCGACGTGATCCGCCGGGAGGCCGAGATCCGCGCCTTCCGCACGGCGATGCGCAGCGCCGAGCGCGCCAACCGCATCCGCGTGGCCGGGGGCACGGGCTTCCCGTCGACGGCCCCGCCGATCGAGGTCGAGCCCGCCTTCGCTCCGGTGCGCGCGGGTGCGACGCGGGTCGTGATGGCTTCGCCCTTCGTCTATTGA
- a CDS encoding methyl-accepting chemotaxis protein translates to MMWLRRETSPKLKALDRSQAVIEFKPDGTILTANENFLATVGYSLAEIQGRHHSLFVDAAEREGAEYRDFWASLAKGEFRRAEYKRIGKGGREIWLQASYNPVLGRNGRTVSVVKVATDITVEKLRTADNLSQIEAIGRSQGVIEFALDGTILTANANFLDLVGYSLAEVTGQHHRMFVDPNERDGAPYRAFWEALGRGTFQAGEFRRLGQGGREIWLQANYNPIYDPSGKLTKVVKFASDITEAKRQSADLRGQVEAIGRSQGVIQFDLDGYVLDANPNFLNVLGYRLSEIQGQHHRMFVDPDHAASPEYQTFWADLRRGEFQSGIFRRLGAGGREAWIQASYNPIFDPNGRPLKVVKYASDITVRMRAQIEAARASTQTLMNVQTVAAAAEELNASIGEIAGSLTRSRQEVDEMDSRAQRADRSTGALADAARSMTDIVQLIQGVGGQINLLALNATIEAARAGEAGRGFAVVAGEVKNLSNQVTGATARIAEDIKAMQSISGDVVEALAAIGQSLDAVRGFVTGVASAVEEQSAVTSEISASMQTAAQGVAEIDTNLRSLAS, encoded by the coding sequence ATGATGTGGCTGCGCCGTGAAACATCCCCGAAGCTCAAGGCGCTGGATCGCTCTCAGGCCGTCATCGAATTCAAACCGGACGGGACCATTCTCACGGCGAACGAGAACTTCCTCGCAACGGTCGGATACAGCCTGGCCGAGATCCAGGGGCGCCATCACAGCCTCTTCGTCGACGCGGCCGAGCGCGAAGGCGCGGAGTACCGTGACTTCTGGGCAAGCCTGGCGAAGGGCGAGTTCCGGCGTGCGGAGTACAAGCGGATCGGCAAGGGCGGTCGCGAGATCTGGCTCCAGGCCAGCTACAATCCGGTCCTCGGGCGGAACGGCCGCACCGTGAGCGTCGTCAAGGTCGCCACCGACATCACGGTCGAGAAGCTGCGCACCGCCGACAACCTCAGCCAGATCGAAGCGATCGGGCGCTCGCAGGGCGTCATCGAATTCGCCCTCGACGGCACGATCCTCACCGCCAACGCGAACTTCCTCGATCTCGTCGGCTACAGCCTGGCGGAGGTGACGGGACAGCATCACCGCATGTTCGTCGATCCGAACGAGCGGGACGGAGCGCCCTATCGCGCCTTCTGGGAGGCGCTCGGCCGGGGGACGTTCCAGGCCGGGGAGTTTCGACGCCTGGGACAGGGTGGGCGCGAGATCTGGCTGCAGGCCAACTACAATCCGATCTACGACCCGTCCGGCAAGCTCACAAAGGTGGTCAAGTTCGCCTCTGACATCACCGAGGCGAAACGGCAAAGCGCCGACCTGCGCGGACAGGTGGAGGCGATCGGACGCTCGCAGGGCGTGATCCAGTTCGATCTCGACGGGTATGTGCTCGACGCCAACCCGAACTTCCTCAACGTCCTCGGATACCGGCTCTCGGAGATCCAGGGCCAGCACCACCGGATGTTCGTGGATCCGGATCATGCGGCTTCGCCCGAATACCAGACCTTCTGGGCCGACCTGCGCCGGGGTGAATTCCAGTCGGGAATCTTCCGCCGCTTGGGCGCGGGCGGCCGGGAAGCCTGGATCCAGGCCTCCTACAACCCGATCTTCGACCCGAACGGCCGACCGCTGAAGGTGGTGAAGTACGCCTCCGACATCACGGTCCGGATGCGCGCGCAGATCGAGGCCGCGCGCGCCTCCACCCAGACCCTCATGAACGTCCAGACCGTGGCGGCGGCCGCGGAGGAACTGAACGCCTCGATCGGCGAGATCGCCGGCAGCCTGACGCGCTCGCGCCAGGAGGTCGACGAGATGGACAGCCGGGCGCAGCGGGCGGACCGTTCGACGGGGGCGCTCGCCGATGCGGCGCGTTCCATGACCGACATCGTCCAGCTCATCCAGGGCGTCGGCGGACAGATCAATTTGCTGGCCCTGAACGCCACCATCGAGGCGGCACGGGCGGGCGAGGCGGGCCGCGGCTTCGCGGTGGTCGCGGGCGAGGTCAAGAACCTCTCGAACCAGGTCACCGGTGCCACGGCCCGCATCGCCGAGGACATCAAGGCGATGCAGTCGATCTCGGGCGACGTGGTCGAGGCGCTGGCCGCCATCGGCCAGTCCCTCGACGCGGTTCGCGGTTTCGTGACGGGCGTGGCCTCCGCCGTGGAGGAGCAGAGCGCCGTGACCAGCGAGATCTCCGCGAGCATGCAGACCGCCGCGCAGGGTGTGGCGGAGATCGACACGAACCTGCGTTCCCTGGCCTCCTGA
- a CDS encoding Nramp family divalent metal transporter: MNGSVPVHAHGSWLRRLLAFIGPGYMVSVGYMDPGNWATDIAGGAQFGYTLLAVILLSNLMAIVLQALAARLGIATGRDLAQACRDHYPRPVSLVLWLACEAAIIACDLAEVIGTAIALKLLFGIPLILGATITALDVFLILLLMRRGFRALEAFVIALLGIIFVCFGIQIALAAPPIQAVLGGFLPTSEIVTNPAALYIAIGIIGATVMPHNLYLHSSIVQTRAYPRDEAGRRGAIRFAVTDSTIALMLALFVNAAILILAASVFHAQGRTDVQEIEQAYELLSPLLGVGLASTLFAVALLASGLNSTVTATLAGQIVMEGFLRLRIPDWARRLITRAIAIVPVVGVTALYGEQGTARLLVLSQVILSMQLPFAVMPLVGFVSDKGKMGPHVIPSWLKILSWAIAAIIVALNIKLLVDTVTGA; the protein is encoded by the coding sequence ATGAACGGCAGCGTGCCCGTGCACGCTCACGGATCCTGGCTGCGTCGGCTCCTGGCCTTCATCGGTCCGGGCTACATGGTGTCGGTGGGGTATATGGACCCGGGCAACTGGGCCACCGACATCGCGGGGGGCGCGCAGTTCGGCTACACGCTGCTCGCCGTCATCCTGCTCTCGAACCTGATGGCGATCGTGCTCCAGGCCCTGGCCGCCCGCCTCGGGATCGCCACCGGTCGCGACCTCGCCCAGGCCTGCCGCGACCATTATCCGCGTCCGGTCAGCCTCGTGCTCTGGCTCGCCTGCGAAGCGGCGATCATCGCCTGCGACCTCGCGGAGGTCATCGGCACGGCGATCGCGCTCAAGCTGCTGTTCGGGATCCCGCTGATCCTCGGGGCGACGATCACCGCCCTCGACGTCTTCCTGATCCTGCTGCTGATGCGGCGCGGCTTCCGGGCCCTCGAAGCCTTCGTCATCGCGCTCCTGGGCATCATCTTCGTCTGCTTCGGCATCCAGATCGCCCTCGCGGCCCCGCCCATCCAGGCGGTGCTCGGCGGCTTCCTGCCGACCTCCGAGATCGTGACGAACCCCGCGGCGCTCTACATCGCCATCGGCATCATCGGCGCCACCGTGATGCCCCACAATCTCTACCTGCACTCCTCGATCGTGCAGACCCGGGCCTATCCACGCGACGAGGCCGGGCGGCGGGGGGCCATCCGCTTCGCGGTCACGGATTCCACCATCGCGCTGATGCTGGCGCTGTTCGTCAATGCCGCGATCCTGATCCTGGCGGCCTCGGTGTTCCACGCGCAGGGACGCACCGACGTGCAGGAGATCGAGCAGGCCTACGAACTGCTCTCGCCGCTACTGGGGGTCGGCCTCGCCTCGACGCTGTTCGCGGTGGCGCTCCTGGCTTCGGGGCTGAACTCCACGGTCACGGCGACGCTCGCCGGGCAGATCGTCATGGAGGGCTTCCTGCGCCTACGCATCCCGGACTGGGCGCGTCGCCTCATCACCCGGGCCATCGCCATCGTCCCCGTGGTGGGCGTGACCGCCCTCTATGGAGAGCAGGGAACGGCGCGCCTGCTGGTGCTCAGTCAGGTGATCCTGTCGATGCAGCTGCCGTTCGCGGTCATGCCCCTCGTCGGATTCGTTTCCGACAAGGGCAAGATGGGCCCGCATGTCATCCCGTCCTGGCTCAAGATCCTGTCCTGGGCCATCGCGGCGATCATCGTCGCGCTCAACATCAAGCTGCTGGTCGATACCGTGACGGGCGCCTGA
- a CDS encoding aminotransferase class I/II-fold pyridoxal phosphate-dependent enzyme — protein sequence MSNPARPDGGRAALAGFVTNRLGRNANRPAQARAEQRPTGGPSVQNFESLPGYRELRLQRSAADLIGLGNPFFRVHESRAGATTRIAGKSFINFSSYDYLGLNGHPDVNAAAARAIETYGTSASASRIVAGERPGHLSLEKALADHYETEACVVMVSGHATNVTTIGALLEPGDVIFHDALSHNSIVTGAQLSGAQRRSFSHNDLDALETLLGATRHEHRRALIVVEGLYSMDGDAPDLAALIALKQRYDAWLMVDDAHGLGVLGRTGIGLAEHCDVDPRGVDIWMGTLSKTLSTCGGYVAGPAPLIEYLKCTAGGFIYSVGISPPLAAAAEAALDIMHAEPHRVERLRQNGHLFLSCAKKHGLDTGTSLGLAVIPVIIGDSLKAVTLSDRLFKRGINVQPIIHPAVPERSSRLRFFMTSEHTPEQIRETVDAVAEELAAIEKGGSLIEQLMAKRGKP from the coding sequence ATGAGCAATCCCGCGAGACCGGATGGCGGACGCGCGGCCCTGGCGGGGTTCGTGACGAACCGTCTCGGGCGCAACGCCAACCGTCCGGCCCAGGCCCGGGCGGAGCAGCGCCCAACCGGCGGCCCGTCGGTGCAGAACTTCGAGTCGCTTCCGGGCTATCGCGAGCTGCGGCTCCAGCGCTCGGCCGCCGACCTCATCGGCCTCGGCAACCCGTTCTTCCGGGTGCACGAGTCGCGGGCCGGCGCCACCACGCGCATCGCCGGCAAGTCGTTCATCAACTTCTCGTCGTACGACTACCTCGGCCTCAACGGCCATCCGGACGTCAATGCCGCCGCCGCAAGGGCCATCGAGACCTATGGCACCTCGGCCTCCGCGAGCCGGATCGTGGCCGGCGAGCGCCCCGGGCACCTCTCCCTGGAGAAGGCCCTGGCGGACCATTACGAGACCGAGGCCTGCGTGGTGATGGTGAGCGGGCACGCCACCAACGTCACCACCATCGGCGCGCTCCTGGAGCCCGGCGACGTGATCTTCCACGACGCCCTGAGCCACAACAGCATCGTGACGGGGGCGCAGCTCTCGGGCGCCCAGCGCCGGTCCTTCTCCCACAACGACCTCGACGCCCTGGAGACCCTGCTGGGTGCCACGCGCCACGAGCACCGCCGCGCCCTGATCGTGGTCGAAGGGCTCTACAGCATGGATGGGGACGCGCCGGACCTCGCGGCGCTCATCGCCCTCAAGCAGCGCTACGACGCCTGGCTCATGGTCGACGACGCCCACGGCCTCGGCGTGCTCGGGCGGACCGGCATCGGCCTGGCCGAGCATTGCGACGTCGACCCGCGCGGCGTCGACATCTGGATGGGCACGCTCTCGAAGACCCTGTCCACCTGCGGCGGCTACGTCGCCGGCCCGGCCCCGCTGATCGAGTACCTGAAGTGCACCGCCGGCGGCTTCATCTACAGCGTCGGCATCTCGCCGCCCCTCGCCGCCGCGGCGGAAGCGGCCCTCGACATCATGCATGCCGAGCCGCACCGGGTGGAGCGCCTGCGCCAGAACGGGCACCTGTTCCTGTCCTGTGCGAAGAAGCACGGCCTTGACACCGGCACGAGCCTCGGCCTGGCGGTGATCCCTGTGATCATCGGGGATTCCCTCAAGGCGGTGACCCTGTCGGATCGCCTGTTCAAGCGCGGCATCAACGTGCAGCCGATCATCCATCCGGCGGTGCCGGAGCGGTCCTCGCGCCTGCGCTTCTTCATGACCTCCGAGCACACGCCGGAGCAGATCCGCGAGACCGTGGATGCGGTTGCGGAAGAACTCGCCGCCATCGAGAAAGGCGGATCGCTCATCGAGCAGCTCATGGCCAAGCGCGGCAAGCCCTGA